The genomic DNA TCGTCCGAGGTCAGCGACGTGGAGCTTGTTGCGGCGGTCGACACCGTGGTCGACGACGCGAGCAGGGACTCGTAATAGCTGGTGGTGTCGATGCTCATGAGGCTTTCCTCCTCTCGGAAAGGCGAGGTCCGTCGGTTTCCGTCAAGGGTGCGGACGCGCCGTAGTGGATGCGGAGCCGGTTCAGGGCCTGGGATTTGATGCTGCGGACCGTGCGCGAGGTGATGCCGAGCTTCCGGGCGATCTCGCAGGCGATCAGCCCTTCCTTGAAGTAAAGGGTCACGACCTCGGCCTGCCGGTCGGTCAGCACGCCCGCGGGCAGGCTGAACAGGGTGGTGTCGAGCCCGCCCTCGGAGTTGTGCGGGTGAGCGTCGGTGAGCACGGCCTCCATCCAGCGCAGCTTTTTCCTGTAGTAGTCGATGGCGGTGGTGCGGCAGATGATGTTGAGCCAGGTGATGAAGGAGCTTTTCTCGGCGTTGTAGCGCGAGATGTAGTCGTTCTTGAATATCTTCAGCGCGATTTCCTGGTATATGTCATCTATTTCCGAACTGTGGAGATTGATGTTCCTGGACTTCACGAAGTTTATGATGAGCTTGTATATGAGCCTGGAATGTTCCTTGAACAGGCTTTCATATGATATCTCATCATATCGCTTTTTGATTTCCATTATTGTGCTGCTCATTTCGAACCTCCTGCATCGGTTTGAGCAATGCAGGTGCCGATCAACATCAAGAGTGCGTAAAGTCCTGTTGAGTTTTGTTTGATCGACGTTTGCGAAAGATAAAGACGCGCTGCCGGGCATCGCGTTTTGCATAAGAAAATGAAGAAAAAATAAGGTGAAAAAGGGCGGGGAAAGGGTGCGCTGCCGCTTTGGACCGGCCGGAGGGCGGGGGGGGGATTTTTTTCCCTTCTCATGCGGAAAAGGTGCAACCGTCCGGGGTGTTCGGACGATACAGCCATTGAGGGCCGGTCCCTTGCGGGGACCGGCCCTCGGTTGGAGAAGGTGCGGACTAGCCGCCGATGAGCGACAGGGCCATCTGCGGGAGCGAGTTGGCCTGCGAGAGCATCGCCACGGCAGATTGGGTAATGATCTGCTGCTTGGTGTACTCGGTCATCTCTGTGGCCACGTCCACATCGGAGATGCGTGACTCCGAGGCCTGGAGGTTCTCGGCCTGGATTTCCAGGTTGGAGATGGTCGCGGACAGCCTGTTTTGCATGGCGCCGAGGTTGGCGCGCACGTTGTCCTTGGACACGATGGCCGTGTTCAGGGCGTCGAGGGCGCTCTGGGCCGCGGCCTGGGTGGATACCACCGAGCCCGCCTTGTCCGTGCCCGCTGCCAGTCCAACGCCCAGGGCGGAGGCGGTGCAGTTGCCGATGGTCACGTCATACTTGTCCTCGGCGTCGTCGTTGCCCGTGCCGAAGTGGATGGTGATGCCGTCGGCGGAGAGGTTGCCGTTGAGCAGGTAGATGCCGTTGAAGTCCGTGGCGTTGGCGATTCGGGTGATTTCCGAGGCCATGGCCTGGTATTCCGAGTCGATGATGAGCCGCTGGGCGTCGGTGTAGGTGCCGGTGGCGGCCTGCTCGGCCAGTTCCTTCATGCGGATGAGTTTTTCGTCGATGACGGAGAGTGCGCCGTCGGCGGTCTGAATCATGGAGATGCCGTCGTTGGCGTTCCTGACTCCCTGGTTGAGGGTGGTGATGTCCGAGCGCATCAGTTCGCGCACGGCCAGCCCGGCCGCGTCGTCGGCCGAGGAGTTGACGCGCAGACCGGAAGAGAGCCGTTCCGTGGACGTGCCCAGCGCGTTGTAGGCGCCATTCAGGTTCCGGGCGGCGGCATTGGCCATGAGGTTGTTGTTTACTACGAGAGACATGATTTCCTCCTTGAATGGTTATGCTTCCATGCATTTTCTCCGTCCCGATGATCGGAGAACCAAATTCTCCCCATATATACGGAGGCAATGCGGGGCGGCGTTCATGGAGGAAAAATGTGCCGGGGCTGTATGGGGACGGAGCATTATTGTTTTCTGAATGCTGCGATGATGTTTGTTGAGCTTCTTAATGTTAATTGAGCTTGGGTTAATATCATAATTTGTTCTGAATCTTTATGATGCATTCAAAAGGAGTGTGCGGATGAAAGACCTTTTGCTGATCGACGACGACCCCGAACTGGCGGAGCTGCTGAAGTCCTATCTCGGCGGCGAAGGGCTCGGCCTGGATGCGGCCGCCACCGGAAGCGAGGGTCTTGAGATGGCCCATAAGGGAGATTACGGGCTGGTGATCCTGGACGTGATGCTTCCCGACACCAGCGGATTCAATGTGCTGACCCGGTTGCGCGCGGGGTCTCCGGTGCCGGTCATCATGCTCACCGGACGGGGCGAGGAGATAGATCGGGTGGTCGGCCTGGAAATGGGTGCCGACGACTACGTTTCCAAGCCGTTCCAATTGCGCGAACTGCTGGCCCGCATCCGCGCCGTGCTGCGCCGCTACGGCAGCGGCCACGAGGAGGAGGTTCGGACGGCGGCGGTGAAGCCCAAGCCGGGCATCGGCATCGGCGACGTCCTCCTGGACCGCAATGCCCGGAGCATGGCCGTGAACGGCGCGCCCGTGCATCTGACCTCCACGGAATTCGACATCCTGGAGATGCTCGCCCTGAACATGGGCAACGTGGTGGAGCGGGCCAGCCTTATGGAAAAGGCGCTCGGCCGTGGCGAGGATTTCGACGATTACGTGCTCAACGTGCACATGAGCAACCTGCGCAAGAAACTCGACCGGCACGTCAGCATCAAGACCATCCGTGGCAGGGGCTATCTCCTGGCCGTCCCCCGTGAAGGGGCCGCGTAGATGGGAGCGGACCTGTGGCGGTCGGTTGTTCTGGGCATACTGATTCAGTTTTTTTGGGCGTTCCCGGCCCTGGCCGGGGATGACCTGTCCGGTCTCGGCCTGGAGGAGCTCATGGAGGTTGAGGTGGCCAGTGCCACCCGCCGCACCGAGCCCCTGTCGCGGATTCCGGCCGCGGTCACGGTTCTGACCGAGGAGGACATCTTCCGGTCCGGGGCCTCCAACGTGCCCGAGGCCCTTCAGCTCGTGCCCGGCGTGCATGTGGCCCAGATGAACACGGACCGCTGGGCCGTGGGCATCCGGGGATTCAACGGGCTTCTGAGCAACAAGCATCTGGTCCTGGTGGACGGAAGGCCGGTGACTTCGCCGGTCATGACCGGGGTGCAGTGGGACAACATCGTGCCCATCAGCCTCATCAAGCGCATCGAGGTGGTGCGCGGCACCCGCACCAGCCTGTGGGGCGCGGAATCCTTCACCGGGGTCATCAATATCATCACCAAGAGCGCGTTCGAGGCACTGGGCGGACAGTCCGTGACCACGGCGGGCACCCGGGGCGCGGGGCAGACCGTGCGCTACGGGCGGATGACCGGCGAGAATTCGGCCTTCATGGCCTACGGCACCGCCCAATACCTGAACGGCGACTGGCTGAGCGGCAGGAACCGGGGGCAGGACGGCCACGAGTGGTCCAAGTTCCAGAGCGGCCTGCGTGCGGACTGGGAGAACGCCTTCACCGACGCCCTGTCCCTGCAATGCGATCTGGTTCGTTCCAAGACTGAGGAGGACGGCCCCATCGGTTCACCGCCCGGCGGGCGGGAGACCCGTTCGCGAACGGACGTCAACGGCTACGCCCAGTTCGTCTGGGACCGGGCGACCGGCTTGGACTCAAACCTGCGCTTCAGGACTTCCTTCACCCGCGACACCGCCATGCTCGCCGATCTCGAAGGCGGGGCGAACGTCCTGGACGCGGAGCTGACCTCGGCCATGGAGCGGATGGGCCGCCACTACCTGACCTGGGGCGTGGGCACCCAGTATTTCTGGGACGACGTGCATGACGGCGACACCCCGGACATCGACCGGGAGCGCATCTACACCTGGACCGGGACCGGATTCATCCGCGACCGCATCACCCTGCTGCCGGACAGCCTCTATTTCGTTGCCGGGCTGAAGGCGGACGTGCTCGACGAGACCAGCGTTGAGTTGCAGCCGACACTCCGCCTGCTGCACATCCGGGGCGACGCCGAATACTGGCTGGCCGTATCGCGGGGGGTGCGGGCGGATACCCGTTACCAGCGTCGCGGCAGCTACAGGATTCGTGTGGGAGGACGGGAATATCAGGTCCAGGCGCCCGACGACCTCAAGTCCGAGAAGCTCGTCTCCTACGAGGCCGGGTTCCGCCAGGCGCTGACCCCGGACGCCCGGTTCGATCTTTCCCTTTACGTCAACGACTATTCCGAGCTGCTCATGCTCGAACTGGACGACGCCTCCGGCACGGCCACGGTGAGCAATTCCCTCAAGGGCACGGCCTACGGGCTTGAGGCCATGATCGAATGGGCCGTCAACGATTGGCTGACCCTGAAGCCGTCGGCCAGCCTCATCTACCAGAACATCTACAACCTGGAATCCGGCCCGGTGGGCGACTCCATGCCCGAGGAGGGGATGGGCAGCGAGATGAAGCTGCAAATCCTCGCCAAGCCGTTCAAGGACGTGGGACTGGACCTCTTCCTGGGATACATCGACAGCCCGGATCAGCGTCATCTGCCCGCCTATTTCAGCCTGGACGCGCACGCCTCCTGGCGCGCTTCCGACACGCTCCTGCTCGAAGTCATCGGCCGGAACCTGAGCGGTTCCAACGAGCAGTTCTCCGACCTCGCGGTGGGGCCGAGCGTGGACTGCCGGGTGACCTGGGATTTCTGATGGGCGTGTTGCGGCCGATCTTCCTCTCCGTACTTGTCTGGGCGTTTTTCGTCTCGCCGTACCAGGCGTCCGGCGGAACCCGCCTGACCGCCGAGCCGGATCAGTTGCGCGCGCTCTACGTGCAGCGGTTGGTCAAATACGTGACCTGGCCCCGGGGCGCGGGGCCTGCCCCGGGAGAGCCCTTTGTGGTCGCCGCCACGGACCCGGCACGGCTGCGCCCCTATTTCCCGGATTCGGACGCGGTGGGCGACGGTCCCCGCTTCCGGCTGGTCCAGTGGCCCGCCGAGTGCCATGTCCTGTTCCTGGCCGGTGCGTCCCGGCGCGAGGGCGCGGCCATTATCAAGCGGGTGGTGGATCTGCCCGTGCTGACCATCACCCAGGACCCCGAGGGGCCGGAGCAGGGCGCGATCATCAATTTCTACATGCAGGGGGGCAGGCTCAAGCTGGAGGTGAATCCCGACGCGGCCGGACGCGCGGGGCTGGCCGTCAGTTCGCGGCTCATGCAGTTGGCCCGCATCCATCGGGGAGGCGCGGATGAGTGACGCCAAAGTGACCCCTTTGGGCCGGAAGATCGCGGCGGCCATTCTCGGGACCACCCTGATGGCCCTGGGGTTGAGCTTTTTCCTCAACGCCATTCCCCTGGTTCACGCCTACCGCCAGGAAGGCGCGGACAAGGCGCGCACACTGGCCGGGCTCATGGCTGCGTCCCTTGCCGCGCCGGTTGACTTCGACGACCCCGAGGCCGCGTCCGAGAACCTGCGGACGCTGTCGCTCACGCCCGACGTGCTGGGCGCGGCGGTCTATCTCGCCGACGGTTCGACGTTCGCCGCCTGGGGCGCGCCTCCCGCTCCCGACACCCCGCCCGAGGCTGGCGTGCGCGCGGCCCTGTCCTCCCTGACCGTGGTTTCGCCTATCCCGTCCGGCCGCGCCGGGTGCGTGGTCGCCCTGGATGTTTCCCTGGCCGGGCAGTGGGGACTGCTCAAGTCCTATCTCGTCAGCGGGGCGCTCGTCCTGCTCGGCGTGTTCGTCTTCTGCTTCAAGCTGGCGGGGACGTTCAGGCGCAGGCTGGGCGATCCCCTGCGAGAACTGACCGAGGCGGTCGACACCATTTCGGCCAGCCGGGACTATTCGCGCCGGGTGGACTACGCCAGCAACGACGAGCTGGGTGTGCTTGTGGCCGAGTTCAACGCCATGCTTGAACGCATCCAGGACCGCGACGCCCGCCTGAATCGGCACCGCGAGATGCTTGAGCAGCGGGTGGAGGAGCGCACCCTTCAGCTCAAGGTCAAGCAGTTGGAGCTGCTCAGGAACAATCGCCAGCTTCACAGCGAAATCCAGCGGCGCGGCCAGGCCGAGATGATCCGCGAAGAGGTGGAGCGCATCAACCGCCATGACCTCAAGTCGGGCCTGAGCCTGGTCATCGGCTATCCTGAGCTGTTGCTGCAACAGGGCGGACTGAACCCGGAACAGGTCAAGCTCATCAAACGAATTCGGGCCGCCGGATACCGGATGCTCGACATGATCCGCAATCATCTGGACATGTTCAAGATGGAGAAGGGCGTCTACGCCCTCAACCGGCTGCCCACCGATCTGGTCGAGACCCTGTGCGACCTCGAAGAGGAACTCGCCCCGCAGCTCAACAGCTCCGGCGTGCGGCTGGCCATCCGCCTCGACGGACAAGACGTGGTCGGCGACGAAACCTTCACCGTGTCCGGCGAGGGGCCGCTTTTGCGGACCATGTGCCGCAATCTCGTCCAGAACGCCATCGAGGCGTCCGGCCCGGGCGACGAGGTGGCGGTCTCCCTGGAGCGGGGCGAACGCCCGACCCTGACCGTGGCCAATCCAGCGGCCGTGCCCGGGGAAATCCGGGAACGGTTCTTCGAGAAATACGTGACC from Pseudodesulfovibrio thermohalotolerans includes the following:
- a CDS encoding RNA polymerase sigma factor, which produces MSSTIMEIKKRYDEISYESLFKEHSRLIYKLIINFVKSRNINLHSSEIDDIYQEIALKIFKNDYISRYNAEKSSFITWLNIICRTTAIDYYRKKLRWMEAVLTDAHPHNSEGGLDTTLFSLPAGVLTDRQAEVVTLYFKEGLIACEIARKLGITSRTVRSIKSQALNRLRIHYGASAPLTETDGPRLSERRKAS
- a CDS encoding flagellin N-terminal helical domain-containing protein encodes the protein MSLVVNNNLMANAAARNLNGAYNALGTSTERLSSGLRVNSSADDAAGLAVRELMRSDITTLNQGVRNANDGISMIQTADGALSVIDEKLIRMKELAEQAATGTYTDAQRLIIDSEYQAMASEITRIANATDFNGIYLLNGNLSADGITIHFGTGNDDAEDKYDVTIGNCTASALGVGLAAGTDKAGSVVSTQAAAQSALDALNTAIVSKDNVRANLGAMQNRLSATISNLEIQAENLQASESRISDVDVATEMTEYTKQQIITQSAVAMLSQANSLPQMALSLIGG
- a CDS encoding response regulator transcription factor; translation: MKDLLLIDDDPELAELLKSYLGGEGLGLDAAATGSEGLEMAHKGDYGLVILDVMLPDTSGFNVLTRLRAGSPVPVIMLTGRGEEIDRVVGLEMGADDYVSKPFQLRELLARIRAVLRRYGSGHEEEVRTAAVKPKPGIGIGDVLLDRNARSMAVNGAPVHLTSTEFDILEMLALNMGNVVERASLMEKALGRGEDFDDYVLNVHMSNLRKKLDRHVSIKTIRGRGYLLAVPREGAA
- a CDS encoding TonB-dependent receptor plug domain-containing protein, with product MGADLWRSVVLGILIQFFWAFPALAGDDLSGLGLEELMEVEVASATRRTEPLSRIPAAVTVLTEEDIFRSGASNVPEALQLVPGVHVAQMNTDRWAVGIRGFNGLLSNKHLVLVDGRPVTSPVMTGVQWDNIVPISLIKRIEVVRGTRTSLWGAESFTGVINIITKSAFEALGGQSVTTAGTRGAGQTVRYGRMTGENSAFMAYGTAQYLNGDWLSGRNRGQDGHEWSKFQSGLRADWENAFTDALSLQCDLVRSKTEEDGPIGSPPGGRETRSRTDVNGYAQFVWDRATGLDSNLRFRTSFTRDTAMLADLEGGANVLDAELTSAMERMGRHYLTWGVGTQYFWDDVHDGDTPDIDRERIYTWTGTGFIRDRITLLPDSLYFVAGLKADVLDETSVELQPTLRLLHIRGDAEYWLAVSRGVRADTRYQRRGSYRIRVGGREYQVQAPDDLKSEKLVSYEAGFRQALTPDARFDLSLYVNDYSELLMLELDDASGTATVSNSLKGTAYGLEAMIEWAVNDWLTLKPSASLIYQNIYNLESGPVGDSMPEEGMGSEMKLQILAKPFKDVGLDLFLGYIDSPDQRHLPAYFSLDAHASWRASDTLLLEVIGRNLSGSNEQFSDLAVGPSVDCRVTWDF
- a CDS encoding YfiR family protein → MGVLRPIFLSVLVWAFFVSPYQASGGTRLTAEPDQLRALYVQRLVKYVTWPRGAGPAPGEPFVVAATDPARLRPYFPDSDAVGDGPRFRLVQWPAECHVLFLAGASRREGAAIIKRVVDLPVLTITQDPEGPEQGAIINFYMQGGRLKLEVNPDAAGRAGLAVSSRLMQLARIHRGGADE
- a CDS encoding CHASE sensor domain-containing protein, producing the protein MSDAKVTPLGRKIAAAILGTTLMALGLSFFLNAIPLVHAYRQEGADKARTLAGLMAASLAAPVDFDDPEAASENLRTLSLTPDVLGAAVYLADGSTFAAWGAPPAPDTPPEAGVRAALSSLTVVSPIPSGRAGCVVALDVSLAGQWGLLKSYLVSGALVLLGVFVFCFKLAGTFRRRLGDPLRELTEAVDTISASRDYSRRVDYASNDELGVLVAEFNAMLERIQDRDARLNRHREMLEQRVEERTLQLKVKQLELLRNNRQLHSEIQRRGQAEMIREEVERINRHDLKSGLSLVIGYPELLLQQGGLNPEQVKLIKRIRAAGYRMLDMIRNHLDMFKMEKGVYALNRLPTDLVETLCDLEEELAPQLNSSGVRLAIRLDGQDVVGDETFTVSGEGPLLRTMCRNLVQNAIEASGPGDEVAVSLERGERPTLTVANPAAVPGEIRERFFEKYVTFGKENGTGLGTYFAALIARTHGADIIMNTGERTGTTLRIAFRRLADS